A stretch of Mycobacterium sp. ITM-2016-00316 DNA encodes these proteins:
- a CDS encoding endonuclease/exonuclease/phosphatase family protein — MRRSRGHRRSPPHISIPASLAVATLLYVVAALIARTVPLANLPALVLAASFAYVPLLALGAAILAALCRKKLLSVIGIALLAVSVAVQVPWHHLGRTSDSGQPSTELRVLSSNIQKGEAHTAEFVDLAVDSADIITMSELTAEAATRLREGGLRKTFPYSILVPRPGAGGMGLWSRYPLTALPPSKYGNNFIAARVRVPGVRHDPLVASVHLMSPLAGGANTFAEWGHRITVAKSEFADWARTAGPAAVIIAGDFNATPDMRQFRDLLDVGYRDAISQTGAGFSPTYSPHPAIPPVITIDHVLTRNSTAQSIHTVDIPGTDHRALLATVAVPLD, encoded by the coding sequence GTGCGCCGTTCGCGAGGCCACCGCCGGAGTCCTCCGCACATCTCGATTCCGGCCTCGCTGGCGGTTGCCACTCTGCTCTATGTGGTCGCCGCACTGATCGCGCGCACCGTCCCGCTGGCCAACCTGCCGGCCCTGGTGCTCGCCGCGAGCTTCGCCTACGTCCCGCTGCTCGCCCTCGGCGCGGCGATCCTTGCCGCGCTATGTCGCAAGAAGCTGCTCTCCGTGATCGGCATCGCCCTGCTGGCGGTGTCGGTAGCCGTCCAGGTGCCCTGGCACCATCTCGGGCGCACCTCCGACAGCGGCCAGCCGAGCACCGAACTGCGGGTGCTGTCCTCGAACATCCAGAAAGGCGAGGCCCACACGGCCGAGTTCGTCGACCTCGCCGTGGACAGCGCCGACATCATCACGATGTCCGAGCTGACCGCCGAGGCCGCCACACGGTTGCGCGAGGGTGGCCTTCGCAAGACCTTTCCGTATTCGATCCTCGTCCCCCGACCGGGCGCCGGCGGCATGGGTCTGTGGAGCCGATACCCGCTCACAGCCCTGCCGCCCTCGAAGTACGGCAACAACTTCATCGCGGCGCGCGTACGGGTTCCCGGCGTCCGACACGACCCCCTGGTCGCCAGCGTGCACCTGATGTCCCCGCTCGCCGGCGGCGCCAATACCTTCGCCGAATGGGGACACCGGATCACCGTCGCCAAATCCGAATTCGCCGACTGGGCCCGTACCGCCGGCCCGGCCGCGGTGATCATCGCCGGCGACTTCAACGCCACACCTGATATGCGCCAGTTCCGCGACCTCCTGGACGTCGGCTACCGCGACGCGATCAGCCAAACCGGAGCGGGCTTCTCCCCCACCTACTCACCGCACCCCGCGATCCCGCCGGTCATCACCATCGACCATGTGCTGACCCGCAACTCGACGGCGCAGTCGATCCACACCGTCGACATCCCGGGCACCGATCATCGCGCGCTGCTGGCCACCGTCGCGGTTCCGCTGGATTAG
- a CDS encoding low molecular weight phosphatase family protein, translating into MHVLFVCTGNICRSPTAERLAAAYARRNQIADLVTASAGTHAVVSHPMHVHAEAALAQLGGESSKFAARQLTRKIASQADLIITMTRSHRHRVLEIAPNKLSSTFTLTEAALLATSHGARTISELADLRSHLSVGDIWDIKDPIGEELDVFAAVGQQIADLLPPVLELCRPE; encoded by the coding sequence TTGCACGTTCTGTTCGTGTGCACTGGAAATATCTGCCGATCACCCACGGCTGAACGCTTGGCGGCGGCCTATGCACGCCGGAATCAGATTGCAGACCTTGTGACGGCGAGCGCTGGCACCCACGCAGTTGTGTCGCATCCGATGCACGTCCATGCAGAGGCGGCGCTGGCGCAGCTCGGCGGGGAGAGTTCAAAGTTCGCTGCCCGGCAGCTGACGCGGAAGATTGCGTCCCAGGCCGACCTCATCATCACGATGACCAGATCGCACCGTCACCGCGTGCTGGAGATTGCTCCCAACAAACTCAGCTCGACGTTTACGCTCACCGAAGCCGCACTTTTGGCAACGTCCCATGGGGCGCGGACAATCAGCGAGCTTGCCGACCTTCGAAGCCACCTGAGCGTGGGCGACATCTGGGATATCAAGGACCCCATCGGTGAAGAACTGGACGTCTTCGCAGCCGTCGGCCAACAGATCGCCGATCTGCTGCCTCCGGTGCTCGAACTTTGCCGTCCCGAGTGA
- a CDS encoding exopolysaccharide biosynthesis polyprenyl glycosylphosphotransferase, translating into MTVVEPSSGARIRSGNVDGSRGLNVDTTSSKEFALTPREVADRLVVGETRWPETIDAYSSFRFSPVQHGRFGVRHLSRVRAWMVVPVVDFAMMMAPLAWRPPQLLSTLTLAILGTLLLTGGSRYVAPLHLSVLDELPSIITRLLAAVAAVSAVVLHLHQKPHVLIFFETACQAVALVVVGRVVTTRLIAMGRRYRLVQHHTVLVGGGPTAAELARTLKEHREYGLIVDGFVDDADHCPAAKLAPHLGRLADLDMAIMSAGADTLLVADGNFDERALVDAVRTQVCLGAELLVVPRMHHFHTLTGMADHIGSIPIMRIRNPNLHGLARLLKRVFDIVSSLAALLVLAPVLLAAAVAVRLEGGPGIIFKQVRVGRDGKEFELLKFRSMCPANEAESQTCWSVATDARVGRVGRFLRCTSIDELPQLWNILRGDMAVVGPRPERPHFVEQFSTQFDRYAHRHRVQVGLTGLAQVSGLRGDTSIADRARYDNFYIENWSLWLDIKIIVRTFREVILYRGR; encoded by the coding sequence ATGACCGTTGTAGAACCCTCCTCTGGGGCGAGGATTCGCTCGGGCAACGTGGACGGCAGCCGCGGCTTGAACGTTGACACCACCTCATCTAAGGAATTCGCGCTCACGCCGCGTGAAGTCGCCGACCGACTAGTGGTCGGCGAAACCAGGTGGCCCGAAACAATCGACGCGTATTCAAGCTTTCGCTTCTCGCCGGTGCAGCATGGCCGTTTTGGTGTGCGCCACCTCAGCCGGGTCCGCGCATGGATGGTCGTGCCGGTCGTCGACTTCGCGATGATGATGGCGCCGTTGGCATGGCGGCCTCCGCAACTGTTGTCCACCCTCACGCTGGCTATATTGGGGACCCTTCTGCTGACCGGGGGCAGCCGATACGTCGCGCCATTGCACCTGAGCGTCTTGGATGAGTTGCCCAGCATTATCACTCGATTGCTCGCTGCGGTAGCGGCGGTTTCTGCAGTGGTCCTGCACCTTCATCAGAAGCCACACGTATTGATCTTCTTCGAGACGGCTTGTCAGGCTGTGGCTCTCGTCGTCGTCGGTCGCGTGGTCACCACTCGCCTGATTGCAATGGGTCGTCGGTACCGTCTCGTGCAGCACCACACCGTGCTGGTTGGTGGCGGACCTACGGCTGCCGAACTGGCGCGGACCCTGAAGGAGCACCGAGAGTACGGGCTGATCGTCGATGGTTTCGTCGACGATGCCGATCACTGCCCTGCGGCGAAGCTTGCCCCGCATCTCGGCAGGCTTGCCGACTTGGACATGGCAATAATGAGTGCAGGTGCCGACACGCTACTAGTCGCCGACGGTAACTTCGACGAGCGCGCCTTGGTCGATGCGGTGCGAACCCAGGTGTGTCTTGGCGCGGAGCTACTCGTGGTCCCACGTATGCACCATTTCCATACATTGACCGGCATGGCCGATCACATCGGCTCAATCCCGATCATGCGCATACGTAATCCGAACCTGCATGGGCTGGCGCGCTTGCTCAAGAGGGTCTTCGACATCGTCTCGTCCTTGGCGGCACTCCTCGTACTTGCGCCGGTGCTCCTGGCGGCGGCTGTGGCGGTGCGGCTCGAAGGTGGGCCGGGAATCATCTTCAAGCAGGTGCGAGTGGGTCGCGATGGTAAAGAGTTCGAACTCTTGAAGTTCCGCTCCATGTGTCCGGCTAATGAGGCCGAGTCACAAACCTGTTGGAGCGTAGCTACCGATGCTCGGGTTGGCCGTGTTGGACGGTTTCTGCGCTGCACATCGATAGACGAATTACCGCAGCTTTGGAACATTCTGCGAGGCGACATGGCCGTGGTGGGCCCGCGCCCTGAACGGCCACACTTTGTCGAGCAGTTCTCGACGCAGTTCGATCGATACGCCCACCGGCATCGGGTACAGGTCGGGCTAACGGGACTCGCACAGGTCAGTGGTCTCCGTGGCGACACTTCGATCGCAGACCGCGCACGCTACGACAACTTCTACATCGAGAATTGGTCGCTGTGGCTCGATATCAAGATCATTGTTCGAACATTTCGAGAGGTGATTCTCTACCGAGGTAGGTGA
- a CDS encoding glycosyltransferase family 4 protein, with the protein MTDAHVRATVSAALDGNKDGLNAAILSLHYPPETTGNAPYAGALASGLANRNYRVNAFVAQPHYPEWRVRPGYGQWRRVETIDGVKVQRMRHYVPRPPRGLRRLLSEISFGIRLVFNRSGSADVVIAVSPALFATALAAVRIRLNRRRPGLIIWVQDIYTLGLAETSEGNSVSAAITKIVERRTLRAADRVIAIHPRFKDYMVSELGIPAERITVIRNWTHLRPSLAMPKDVARTALGWPVDTLLAVHTGNMGSKQGLDNVVEAARLADEWRAPIKFVLVGDGGERAGLERLAQGINSIQFVDPLNAADYRCALAAADCLVVNEKPGVANMAVPSKLTSYFDSARPVLAATDPQGITASEIKQSGAGVVVPAGDPQALLVAALELTKDAEAAYTYGAAGRRYCRDVLSADAAMAAFDGLIKNLMRPHVARRGQTRATDVTIRAEA; encoded by the coding sequence GTGACAGATGCGCACGTGCGGGCAACCGTCTCTGCGGCACTGGACGGCAATAAGGATGGACTGAATGCCGCGATCCTGAGTCTGCACTATCCGCCCGAGACGACTGGCAATGCTCCGTACGCGGGTGCCTTGGCGTCCGGCCTGGCCAATCGGAACTATCGCGTCAATGCCTTTGTTGCACAACCGCATTACCCCGAATGGCGGGTCCGGCCCGGGTATGGCCAATGGCGGAGAGTCGAGACCATTGACGGCGTAAAAGTGCAACGCATGCGCCACTATGTTCCCCGTCCGCCGCGCGGTTTGAGACGGTTGCTCTCAGAGATCAGCTTTGGGATCCGCCTCGTCTTCAACCGATCAGGTAGTGCGGATGTCGTCATTGCGGTGTCGCCGGCATTGTTCGCGACGGCGCTGGCAGCCGTTCGAATTCGGTTGAATCGCCGCAGGCCGGGTCTCATAATCTGGGTACAGGACATCTACACGCTCGGGCTCGCCGAAACCAGTGAAGGGAACAGCGTTTCGGCCGCAATTACGAAGATTGTGGAGCGACGCACCCTTCGTGCGGCCGACAGAGTCATCGCCATACATCCCCGATTCAAGGACTACATGGTTAGCGAGCTCGGTATTCCGGCCGAACGAATCACCGTTATCCGCAACTGGACTCACTTGAGGCCGTCATTGGCGATGCCGAAAGACGTCGCACGGACGGCGCTAGGCTGGCCCGTGGACACGTTGTTGGCGGTGCATACGGGAAACATGGGTTCGAAGCAGGGCCTCGACAACGTCGTTGAGGCAGCACGATTGGCTGACGAGTGGCGTGCACCGATCAAGTTCGTTCTGGTCGGTGATGGGGGCGAACGAGCCGGGCTGGAACGTCTTGCTCAAGGAATCAACAGTATTCAGTTTGTTGATCCATTGAACGCCGCAGACTACCGTTGTGCGCTCGCAGCAGCAGATTGCCTGGTGGTCAATGAAAAGCCCGGAGTCGCTAACATGGCGGTGCCCAGCAAGCTCACCTCATACTTCGACTCCGCTCGCCCAGTACTTGCGGCCACCGACCCGCAGGGCATCACAGCAAGCGAAATCAAACAGTCGGGTGCAGGTGTCGTAGTTCCGGCCGGCGATCCACAGGCACTTCTCGTCGCCGCATTGGAGCTGACCAAGGACGCCGAGGCTGCTTATACGTACGGTGCTGCCGGTCGGCGCTATTGCCGCGATGTGCTTTCGGCAGATGCCGCGATGGCTGCCTTCGACGGTCTGATCAAGAATCTAATGCGGCCCCATGTAGCACGACGCGGACAAACGAGGGCAACCGATGTCACAATTCGGGCCGAGGCCTAG
- a CDS encoding FkbM family methyltransferase, with amino-acid sequence MAVDVGAHAGNWTFTLARHVQPSGRVIAYEALPHYGQALSLALRILRVRNVEIRTVAVGESERTMSLRWRSETDELLTGRTHIDPGADASKGVIEIPMVSLDHDLAARGITPSEVGFVKIDVEGAELEVLRGAANLLREGRPAVYLEAEPKWVARMGHSVRDIFAEMDLQGYRPYLTSGTNRVPTDPDAYLAQYSSERAYNNVLFLPLP; translated from the coding sequence GTGGCCGTTGATGTCGGTGCGCACGCCGGGAATTGGACCTTCACACTCGCTCGGCACGTACAGCCGAGTGGCAGAGTAATCGCCTACGAGGCACTTCCCCACTACGGCCAGGCCCTATCCCTGGCGCTTCGGATTTTGCGCGTACGGAACGTCGAGATCAGGACTGTCGCCGTCGGCGAGTCCGAACGAACCATGAGCCTACGTTGGCGCTCGGAAACAGACGAGCTACTCACTGGCCGTACGCATATTGATCCGGGTGCCGATGCATCAAAGGGGGTCATCGAAATACCGATGGTCTCACTCGACCACGACTTGGCGGCGCGTGGAATCACTCCCTCCGAGGTCGGGTTCGTCAAGATCGATGTCGAAGGCGCCGAGCTGGAGGTACTTCGGGGCGCGGCGAACCTTCTGAGAGAGGGCCGTCCGGCTGTATATCTTGAGGCAGAACCCAAATGGGTGGCCCGGATGGGTCATTCGGTACGGGACATCTTCGCCGAGATGGACTTACAAGGCTACCGCCCCTACCTCACGTCGGGCACTAACCGTGTCCCAACAGATCCCGATGCCTACCTGGCTCAATACTCCAGCGAGCGCGCGTACAACAACGTGCTATTTCTGCCCCTGCCATAG
- a CDS encoding FkbM family methyltransferase: MDCVIDVGANDGGFATTIRGHGYAGRIISFEPLSGPFSALSHRARDDARWDVVQSAAGNARDQVEINVSGNAGLSSSVLPMLDTHVSVAPDSRYIGTESVAQDRLDALLPELGVGHPSRTFLKIDVQGYELAVLEGCTGLFAEGAIIGMQLELSLVPLYAGAMTYQECLDHAHSLGMTLMGLDPVFADPKTGQLLQADAVFFTA, encoded by the coding sequence GTGGACTGTGTCATCGACGTGGGTGCCAATGATGGAGGATTTGCGACCACCATTCGCGGGCATGGATACGCTGGGCGCATTATCTCTTTCGAGCCACTGAGCGGGCCTTTCTCGGCGCTCAGCCACAGGGCCCGAGACGACGCGCGATGGGACGTCGTACAAAGCGCAGCCGGCAACGCCAGAGATCAAGTCGAGATCAATGTTTCGGGCAACGCCGGATTGTCGAGTTCTGTTCTCCCGATGTTGGATACTCACGTTTCCGTGGCCCCCGACTCCCGGTACATCGGCACCGAGTCGGTCGCTCAAGACCGGTTGGACGCGCTTCTCCCCGAGCTTGGTGTCGGTCATCCCAGCCGCACATTCTTGAAGATCGACGTACAAGGCTACGAGCTGGCGGTGCTGGAGGGCTGCACCGGCTTGTTCGCAGAGGGCGCCATCATCGGAATGCAATTGGAGCTTTCACTTGTACCGCTTTACGCCGGGGCAATGACCTATCAGGAATGTTTGGACCATGCGCATTCCCTCGGAATGACATTGATGGGCCTGGATCCTGTTTTCGCTGACCCGAAGACCGGCCAATTACTGCAGGCCGATGCAGTGTTCTTCACCGCGTGA
- a CDS encoding bifunctional 2-polyprenyl-6-hydroxyphenol methylase/3-demethylubiquinol 3-O-methyltransferase UbiG, whose amino-acid sequence MDQSTSCPVCEHQGDEAPVARLSDRRKGLSGRWDVVRCDACDSQYMTPTPSDEALTEYYSAYTSDSEVVLVDGLGTKKPLLRRAYHWLSGDVDPRDFVSIPAGGKVLDYGSGGGTYLSYFHSRGVDIVGAEISDVMIDACSKAGLRLHRVHSFDDIPFPDAEFDVVYLMQVFEHLRKPRRFMQELGRVLKPGGVLYLAVPNAESAWRRIFGANWVSGWFAPFHLVHYTEKSLARLAAEYGLTVVSSWSRTPESWFRLNLKAALYRDDHRVEAHRSLIDSVPSRLVLMCLLRLTDVFLRKRDCLVMSFRKVQE is encoded by the coding sequence ATGGATCAGTCGACCAGCTGCCCCGTATGCGAACACCAGGGCGACGAAGCCCCCGTTGCCCGGCTTTCGGACCGGAGAAAAGGTCTGAGCGGTCGGTGGGACGTGGTGCGATGCGACGCATGCGACTCGCAATACATGACTCCGACGCCATCCGACGAAGCGTTGACCGAGTACTACAGCGCGTACACGTCAGACTCCGAAGTCGTACTGGTTGACGGACTCGGAACCAAGAAACCGCTTCTCCGCCGCGCGTACCACTGGCTTTCGGGTGATGTCGACCCACGCGACTTTGTCAGCATTCCTGCCGGCGGCAAGGTGCTCGACTACGGCAGCGGCGGCGGGACCTATCTTTCGTACTTCCACTCGCGCGGGGTAGACATCGTCGGCGCAGAGATCTCCGACGTGATGATCGACGCCTGCTCCAAGGCCGGCCTCAGGCTGCACCGGGTTCACAGCTTCGACGACATTCCCTTTCCCGATGCGGAGTTCGACGTCGTGTATCTGATGCAGGTGTTCGAGCACCTACGGAAGCCTCGGCGATTCATGCAGGAACTGGGTAGGGTGCTCAAACCCGGGGGCGTCCTGTATCTCGCCGTTCCAAATGCCGAAAGCGCCTGGCGACGAATCTTCGGCGCGAACTGGGTGAGCGGCTGGTTTGCACCGTTTCACCTCGTGCACTACACCGAGAAGTCGCTGGCCCGATTGGCAGCCGAGTACGGACTCACGGTAGTGAGTTCCTGGAGCCGAACGCCAGAGTCCTGGTTCCGACTCAACCTGAAAGCCGCTCTCTACCGCGACGATCACCGGGTCGAAGCGCACAGATCGCTCATCGACTCAGTGCCATCCAGGTTGGTACTTATGTGCCTCCTGCGGTTGACGGATGTCTTTCTGCGCAAAAGGGATTGTCTTGTGATGTCGTTTCGCAAAGTGCAGGAATAG
- a CDS encoding acyltransferase, with product MMRSFARSFHQRHRFDELELDRWRADTGLDASQEWFELRRRERLFFWWAIAKGTVRFPMTVVRAATNLVALMAELERLHGAPRRAMHTGRGCVLDRATWLVNGSSIELGNYVKVSAFSALIAGFDARITIGDYTILGPGVFVVAANHGIAASGVPIRYQSWSERPVVIGDDVWIGANAVILPGTTIGSGAVIGAGTIVSGEVPAGAIVHQQRGSLVVRQRR from the coding sequence ATGATGCGGTCCTTCGCGCGGAGTTTTCATCAGCGCCATAGGTTCGACGAGTTGGAGCTTGATCGCTGGCGAGCAGATACAGGTCTGGACGCGAGCCAGGAGTGGTTCGAGTTGCGACGCCGAGAGCGACTCTTCTTCTGGTGGGCAATCGCAAAGGGCACCGTTCGATTCCCGATGACCGTCGTCCGTGCCGCGACCAACCTTGTGGCGCTGATGGCAGAGTTGGAACGGCTCCACGGGGCACCCAGACGAGCGATGCACACCGGCCGTGGCTGCGTTCTCGACCGGGCGACATGGCTTGTGAACGGTTCCAGCATCGAACTCGGAAACTACGTGAAAGTCTCGGCCTTCTCAGCTTTGATCGCCGGTTTCGATGCCCGAATCACGATAGGCGACTACACGATCCTCGGCCCGGGTGTCTTCGTCGTCGCGGCGAACCACGGAATCGCGGCCTCCGGGGTGCCGATCCGATACCAGTCGTGGTCAGAACGACCGGTCGTGATCGGGGACGATGTCTGGATAGGCGCCAATGCGGTGATCTTGCCGGGCACGACCATTGGCTCTGGGGCGGTGATCGGCGCCGGCACCATTGTCAGTGGAGAAGTGCCCGCAGGGGCCATCGTGCACCAGCAGCGGGGTTCTCTCGTGGTGCGGCAACGACGGTGA
- a CDS encoding O-antigen polysaccharide polymerase Wzy, with the protein MTVLGLAALAILLVFGFLQAPQDDRGARPVLSTFNVVLLSVCLYILLPALLILNAGNYTWAVDYYSGEVFEKTVWLSTLGVAAFLYGNMFSRRRAASGDAELHSDEGAAQSLSPRPFAGVVLYGLLVAGLALKLMLILSTGGFAESVTRLSDGVRQFSGVESLNAGAVLLVTVSGIADGAATWGALRSLRERRREKTWVFVLLITLGLTYLLTGKRLVILLPIMVVLVGFHIYRRSITTRVLPIAIPIAVVVGFLTLSARVFLPAAVAGYNMDVKNIAYADGSVLQFYLYSLEFASVEMISVAIEARQDILQMFGGAWSAIIATNFESFLYSVPRAVWPGKPTIFYDLSHGITAALGATPFQDPTVGYASTLIGTSFLMGGAIGTAAAMLLLGFVTARCDLRLKKGNWSDGSIVIYALALVIVFHLFRQGTLGWTFIVSIVQNYGVLLALFVLCMIAKESHPSELPRPNPSVKR; encoded by the coding sequence GTGACTGTGCTCGGTTTGGCCGCGCTCGCCATTCTGCTCGTCTTCGGGTTTCTTCAAGCACCCCAGGATGATAGAGGAGCTCGCCCAGTCCTCTCGACCTTCAATGTGGTCCTCCTCAGCGTGTGCCTGTACATACTGCTGCCGGCACTACTGATCCTCAACGCGGGCAACTACACCTGGGCAGTCGACTATTACTCGGGTGAAGTGTTCGAGAAGACCGTCTGGTTGAGCACACTGGGCGTCGCCGCGTTCCTCTACGGAAATATGTTCTCGCGGCGGCGCGCCGCGTCAGGCGACGCCGAACTCCACTCCGATGAGGGCGCGGCGCAATCACTCTCTCCGCGGCCGTTCGCCGGCGTTGTGCTGTATGGGTTGCTCGTTGCCGGGCTCGCGCTGAAGCTGATGCTGATCCTGTCCACGGGAGGGTTTGCGGAGTCGGTAACAAGACTGTCCGATGGTGTCCGGCAATTCTCGGGTGTGGAGAGTCTCAACGCAGGGGCAGTTCTGCTCGTCACCGTGTCGGGTATTGCCGACGGGGCTGCCACGTGGGGTGCCTTGCGGTCCTTGCGCGAACGACGGCGCGAGAAAACCTGGGTGTTCGTGCTGTTGATAACGCTGGGCCTCACTTACCTGCTCACTGGTAAACGATTGGTCATCCTTCTGCCAATAATGGTGGTGCTCGTCGGATTTCACATCTACAGGCGGTCAATCACCACTCGGGTGCTACCAATCGCCATACCTATTGCGGTTGTCGTTGGCTTTCTGACGCTCAGTGCGCGAGTGTTTTTGCCGGCCGCGGTCGCAGGCTACAACATGGACGTCAAGAATATTGCGTACGCAGACGGGTCCGTTCTGCAGTTCTACCTGTACTCGCTGGAGTTCGCATCCGTGGAGATGATCTCGGTTGCCATAGAGGCCAGGCAGGACATTCTTCAGATGTTCGGCGGGGCGTGGAGCGCGATCATCGCGACCAACTTCGAATCGTTCCTCTACTCTGTCCCTCGGGCAGTGTGGCCAGGAAAACCCACCATATTTTATGACTTGTCGCACGGCATTACCGCCGCGCTCGGTGCGACTCCGTTTCAGGATCCGACGGTTGGATATGCCTCGACGCTGATCGGCACTTCGTTCCTCATGGGAGGTGCGATAGGGACGGCTGCCGCGATGCTGTTGTTGGGTTTCGTAACCGCCCGTTGCGACCTCCGGCTCAAGAAGGGTAACTGGAGTGATGGCTCCATTGTCATCTACGCGCTAGCTCTGGTAATCGTCTTCCACCTCTTTCGCCAAGGGACCTTGGGGTGGACGTTCATCGTTTCGATTGTCCAAAATTATGGAGTACTTCTCGCGCTCTTTGTGTTGTGCATGATCGCGAAAGAGTCGCATCCATCGGAATTGCCAAGGCCGAACCCATCGGTGAAGAGGTGA
- a CDS encoding glycosyltransferase family 2 protein yields the protein MQIAVLVTVHNRADVTVTGLTQLAMLSQRLQREFDFHVFLVDDGSTDGTARRVREIPLDLTLIRGSGSLYWNRGMALAYESSRASGAKFDAYMLYNDDVVLDDNFVDFMLQFSRDSSNILVGAFREPDTDDISYSGFVRVARLRPFAFINPELDRTLVPVDTFNGNVVLVPAAVFDALGGLDPKYTHAYGDLDLGLRAKAMGVSSYVFGVPIGACERGSSLAKRVATADFRTRWRLLFGFPHGPRSYLRFVRKHGITPLFPVYAVGEIARRLAQLFQRSRCADLS from the coding sequence ATGCAGATTGCGGTATTGGTTACCGTGCACAATCGGGCCGATGTGACGGTGACTGGGCTCACGCAGCTAGCTATGTTGTCCCAACGCCTCCAGCGCGAGTTCGACTTTCACGTTTTCTTGGTCGACGATGGTTCGACCGATGGCACAGCTCGACGGGTGCGCGAAATACCCTTGGACCTCACTCTGATTCGCGGATCGGGATCCTTGTATTGGAACCGTGGAATGGCATTGGCTTATGAGTCTTCTCGTGCCTCTGGTGCGAAATTCGATGCTTACATGCTGTATAACGACGACGTTGTCCTGGACGACAACTTTGTAGATTTCATGCTCCAATTCAGCAGGGATTCTTCGAACATTCTTGTCGGCGCCTTCCGTGAGCCGGATACAGATGACATCAGTTATTCTGGGTTTGTGCGAGTCGCTCGCTTACGCCCGTTTGCCTTCATCAATCCGGAACTCGATCGGACGTTGGTACCTGTCGACACCTTCAATGGCAACGTTGTACTGGTACCAGCGGCAGTCTTTGATGCTCTCGGCGGTTTGGACCCGAAATACACCCACGCATACGGCGATCTGGACTTGGGATTGAGAGCCAAAGCCATGGGTGTTTCTTCATATGTGTTCGGGGTGCCGATAGGCGCATGCGAAAGAGGCAGTTCGTTGGCGAAGCGGGTCGCAACAGCCGATTTCCGGACGCGCTGGCGCTTGCTGTTTGGATTTCCGCACGGACCTCGCTCCTACTTGCGCTTCGTCCGGAAGCACGGGATAACTCCACTCTTTCCCGTCTACGCAGTAGGAGAGATCGCGCGTCGACTTGCCCAATTGTTCCAGCGATCCAGGTGTGCTGACCTAAGTTGA